One part of the Negativicutes bacterium genome encodes these proteins:
- the lpxD gene encoding UDP-3-O-(3-hydroxymyristoyl)glucosamine N-acyltransferase — MEMTLKEISQVINGELIGDENLIISVVTNINDAEATAITFAVEPHLEAAKNSKAGAIIVERNVTDFKQNIIKVDNPRVAFMKLLVLFAPTVTIKKEVHPTAILGENVELGENVAIMPYVVIADNVKIGDNTVLYSHSFIGEKTVVGKDTVIYPNVTVREGAQIGNAVIIHSGAVIGSDGFGFVTQAGKHNKVPQVGNVIIEDNVEIGANVAIDRATTGSTIIKSGTKVDNLVHIAHNVVIGENGLVVAQTGIAGSTIVGSNVTFAGQCGCVGHIKIGDNTVFAARSAPINDVPANSFYAGFPAKPHKEWLRTKAGVNKVPDMLKKIKELEKRLAELESK; from the coding sequence ATGGAGATGACATTAAAGGAAATTTCGCAAGTAATTAATGGCGAATTAATTGGTGATGAAAATCTAATAATTTCTGTTGTTACTAATATTAATGATGCTGAAGCTACAGCTATAACTTTTGCCGTTGAACCACATTTAGAGGCTGCTAAAAATAGTAAGGCTGGAGCAATTATCGTTGAAAGAAATGTTACAGATTTCAAGCAAAATATAATCAAAGTTGATAATCCGCGAGTGGCCTTTATGAAGTTATTAGTGTTGTTTGCGCCTACTGTAACAATAAAAAAAGAAGTTCATCCTACAGCAATTCTAGGAGAAAATGTTGAATTAGGAGAAAATGTAGCGATTATGCCGTATGTAGTTATTGCCGATAATGTTAAAATTGGTGATAACACGGTGCTTTATAGTCATTCTTTTATTGGTGAAAAGACTGTTGTTGGTAAAGATACTGTTATTTACCCTAATGTAACTGTCCGTGAGGGAGCTCAAATAGGTAATGCTGTTATAATTCACAGCGGAGCGGTTATTGGTAGTGATGGTTTCGGCTTTGTAACACAAGCCGGTAAACATAATAAAGTTCCGCAAGTGGGCAATGTTATTATCGAAGATAATGTTGAGATTGGCGCTAATGTCGCTATTGACAGAGCAACGACCGGTAGCACTATTATAAAGAGTGGCACTAAGGTTGATAATTTAGTGCATATTGCACATAATGTGGTCATTGGTGAAAATGGTCTAGTAGTCGCACAAACTGGTATTGCCGGTAGTACTATTGTGGGCAGTAATGTAACTTTTGCCGGACAATGTGGTTGTGTGGGACATATTAAGATTGGTGATAATACTGTTTTTGCAGCAAGATCTGCGCCAATTAATGATGTACCAGCTAATTCTTTCTATGCCGGTTTCCCGGCTAAACCTCATAAAGAATGGTTAAGAACTAAGGCTGGCGTTAATAAAGTTCCAGATATGTTGAAGAAAATAAAAGAATTAGAAAAAAGATTAGCAGAGTTAGAAAGTAAGTAG